Proteins co-encoded in one Rattus rattus isolate New Zealand chromosome 5, Rrattus_CSIRO_v1, whole genome shotgun sequence genomic window:
- the C5H15orf62 gene encoding uncharacterized protein C15orf62 homolog, mitochondrial produces MTLRNSMETWRKGSFRNASFFKRITLGRPRRLQRQGSVLSQASTAGGDHEEYSNREVIRELRGRPDGRRLPLWGDEHPRATLLAPPKPPRLYRESSSCPNILEPPATYTTAYSATLPSAISLTGPLHQCSEEGLLDTPHFPRTPTPDLSDPFFSFKVDLGLSLLEEVLQILKEQFPSEPHF; encoded by the coding sequence ATGACTCTCAGGAACTCCATGGAGACTTGGCGGAAAGGTTCCTTCCGCAATGCCTCCTTTTTCAAGCGAATCACCCTGGGGCGGCCTCGGAGGCTGCAGCGGCAGGGCAGTGTACTTAGCCAGGCCAGCACTGCTGGTGGTGACCACGAGGAGTACAGCAACCGGGAAGTCATCCGGGAACTTCGAGGGAGGCCAGATGGCCGGCGCCTGCCCTTGTGGGGGGATGAGCATCCCCGAGCCACCCTACTGGCCCCACCCAAGCCCCCACGCCTCTACCGAGAGAGCTCCAGCTGCCCCAACATTCTGGAGCCCCCAGCAACCTACACCACTGCCTACTCGGCCACCCTGCCTTCAGCAATCTCCCTGACAGGGCCCCTCCACCAATGCTCAGAGGAGGGCCTTTTGGACACTCCCCATTTCCCGAGGACACCTACTCCGGATCTCAGTgaccctttcttctccttcaaaGTGGACCTTGGCCTTTCACTCCTGGAAGAAGTTCTACAGATACTAAAGGAACAATTCCCAAGCGAGCCTCACTTCTGA